In the genome of Streptomyces sp. V2I9, one region contains:
- a CDS encoding FHA domain-containing protein, whose amino-acid sequence MSELTLTVMRLGFLAVLWLFVIVAVQVIRSDLFGTRVTQRGSRRGAAEARPQQGRQQQQAAPPQQRQQPGRQRRGAPTKLVVSEGTLTGTTVALQGQTITLGRAHDSTIVLDDDYASSRHARIYPDRDGQWIVEDLGSTNGTYLERTRLTTPTPIPLGAPIRIGKTVIELRK is encoded by the coding sequence ATGTCAGAGCTGACCCTTACGGTCATGCGGCTAGGTTTCCTGGCTGTTCTGTGGCTGTTCGTCATCGTGGCCGTCCAGGTCATCCGCAGCGATCTGTTCGGAACGCGCGTAACGCAACGCGGCTCACGCCGCGGTGCCGCCGAAGCGCGCCCGCAGCAGGGACGCCAACAACAACAAGCGGCGCCGCCCCAGCAGCGCCAGCAGCCCGGCCGGCAGCGCCGGGGTGCGCCGACCAAGCTGGTCGTGTCCGAAGGCACGCTCACGGGCACCACGGTCGCGCTCCAGGGCCAGACCATCACCCTGGGCCGGGCCCACGATTCGACGATCGTGCTGGACGACGACTACGCGTCCAGCAGGCATGCCAGGATCTACCCGGATCGTGACGGCCAGTGGATCGTCGAGGATCTCGGGTCCACCAACGGCACGTACCTGGAACGGACCCGGCTCACCACCCCGACACCAATTCCGCTGGGCGCGCCGATCCGTATCGGCAAGACCGTCATCGAGCTGCGGAAGTAG
- a CDS encoding DUF3662 and FHA domain-containing protein, translating to MGVMKRFEQRLEGLVNGTFAKVFKSEVQPVEIAGALQRECDNNATIWNRERTVVPNDFIVELSTPDYERLSPYSGQLGDELSGLVRDYAKQQRYTFMGPIKVHLEKADDLDTGLYRVRSRTLASSTSQHDPAGHAQPPAAGRPAAPGGYGYPPSAAPPMPAAPPPGAGRPPAPTSDRRPPAAPGPMPDARTRRWIEINGTRHQISRPTLVMGRSTDADVRIDDPGVSRRHCEIRTGTPSTIQDLGSTNGIVVDGQHTTRATLRDGSRIVVGSTTIVYRQAEG from the coding sequence GTGGGGGTCATGAAGCGTTTCGAGCAGCGCCTCGAGGGGCTGGTCAACGGCACCTTCGCCAAGGTCTTCAAGTCCGAGGTGCAGCCCGTCGAGATCGCCGGCGCGCTCCAGCGCGAGTGCGACAACAACGCGACGATCTGGAACCGTGAGCGGACCGTCGTCCCCAACGACTTCATCGTCGAGCTCAGCACACCGGACTACGAGCGGCTCAGCCCGTACTCCGGGCAGCTGGGCGACGAGCTCTCCGGGCTGGTGCGCGACTACGCCAAGCAGCAGCGCTACACCTTCATGGGCCCGATCAAGGTGCACCTGGAGAAGGCCGACGACCTCGACACCGGGCTCTACCGGGTCCGCAGCCGCACCCTGGCGTCGAGTACGTCACAGCACGATCCGGCGGGCCACGCCCAGCCGCCCGCCGCCGGGCGGCCTGCCGCCCCGGGCGGTTACGGCTACCCCCCGAGCGCCGCTCCGCCGATGCCCGCGGCCCCGCCGCCGGGCGCCGGACGGCCCCCGGCCCCCACGAGCGACCGGCGCCCCCCGGCCGCGCCCGGCCCCATGCCGGACGCCCGGACCCGGCGCTGGATCGAGATCAACGGCACCCGCCATCAGATCTCCCGCCCGACGTTGGTGATGGGACGATCCACCGACGCCGACGTGCGGATCGACGACCCCGGCGTATCGCGCCGGCACTGTGAGATCCGGACCGGAACGCCCTCGACGATCCAGGATCTCGGATCTACCAACGGCATCGTGGTAGACGGGCAGCACACCACCCGCGCTACGCTCCGCGACGGCTCGCGGATCGTCGTGGGCAGCACCACCATCGTTTACCGGCAAGCCGAAGGGTGA
- a CDS encoding ScbR family autoregulator-binding transcription factor, which yields MAKQARAVQTWRSIVEAAASVFDDYGYERAAISEILRRAKVTKGALYFHFASKEAIAQAIMDEQTSTVEFEQEGSPLQSLVDGGQQFAFALRHNAMARAGTRLSIEGVFLGGPHPWGEWIDATARMLELGQERGEVFPQIDPMVSAKIIVASFTGIQLVSEADSGRADLREQVAEMWRHILPSIAHPGVIAHIKPEGRVDLAAQAREKAEREEREARLAAEVGGVGSDAPSNGDSPSDEAVLDGVETARGMRAGRFGDEGEEEPAGAGVAAGGVG from the coding sequence ATGGCGAAGCAGGCTCGCGCGGTCCAGACGTGGCGGTCGATCGTGGAGGCCGCGGCGAGCGTTTTCGACGACTACGGCTACGAGCGTGCCGCCATCTCGGAGATTCTCCGTCGTGCCAAGGTCACCAAGGGGGCCCTGTACTTCCACTTCGCCTCCAAGGAGGCCATCGCGCAGGCGATCATGGACGAGCAGACCTCCACGGTCGAGTTCGAGCAGGAGGGTTCGCCGCTCCAGTCCTTGGTGGACGGCGGCCAGCAGTTCGCCTTCGCCCTGCGCCACAACGCGATGGCCCGCGCGGGCACCAGGCTCTCCATCGAGGGCGTCTTCCTCGGCGGCCCGCATCCGTGGGGCGAATGGATCGACGCGACCGCCCGGATGCTGGAGCTGGGGCAGGAACGCGGCGAGGTGTTCCCGCAGATCGACCCGATGGTGTCGGCCAAGATCATTGTTGCTTCGTTCACCGGTATCCAGCTGGTCTCGGAAGCCGATTCCGGGCGTGCCGATCTGCGTGAGCAGGTGGCGGAGATGTGGCGCCACATCCTGCCTTCGATCGCCCACCCCGGTGTCATCGCCCACATCAAGCCGGAGGGCCGGGTGGATCTGGCCGCCCAGGCGCGCGAGAAGGCGGAGCGGGAGGAGCGGGAGGCCCGCCTCGCGGCGGAGGTCGGGGGCGTGGGCTCCGATGCCCCCTCGAACGGGGACTCCCCGTCGGACGAGGCGGTCCTCGACGGCGTCGAAACCGCTCGCGGTATGCGGGCCGGGCGGTTCGGCGACGAGGGCGAGGAGGAGCCGGCGGGCGCGGGGGTCGCCGCCGGCGGCGTCGGCTGA
- a CDS encoding DUF2252 domain-containing protein has protein sequence MPRSSHASLILPPGRPDAVRAVEESNRGRVPGLTPIRVGRMAATPFAFLRGAAGLMAHDLTGSPVTGVGAQLCGDAHAANFGLYGDARGSLIIDLNDFDETVFGPWEWDLKRLATSLVLAGRAAGADEDTCRRGAYDTVGAYRRTMRLLARLPALDAWNAIADEELVSHTDARDLAGTLERVSEKARNNTSARFAARSTEECPDGSRRFVDARPVLRRVPDAEAAAVAAGLGGYLTTVSEDRVPLLARYAIHDVAFRVVGTGSVGTRSYVVLLLDHRGEPLVLQVKEARPSVLAPHLPAVGFDVPEEVHEGRRVVLGQKRMQVVSDILLGWADVDGRQYQVRQFRNRKGSVDPAALPADQVDDYGRMTGALLARAHAHSADPRLLAGYCGKNDELDEAMAAFAVTYADRTEADHAELVRAIKAGRLAAEFGI, from the coding sequence GTGCCGCGGTCCTCGCACGCTTCGCTGATCCTGCCGCCGGGACGGCCGGACGCCGTGCGGGCGGTCGAGGAGTCGAACCGGGGCCGTGTGCCGGGTCTGACGCCGATACGGGTGGGCCGGATGGCGGCCACCCCGTTCGCCTTTCTGCGCGGTGCCGCCGGGCTGATGGCCCACGATCTGACCGGCAGCCCCGTCACCGGGGTGGGCGCCCAGCTCTGCGGTGACGCGCACGCGGCCAACTTCGGCCTCTACGGCGATGCCCGGGGCAGCCTGATCATCGATCTGAACGACTTCGACGAGACCGTTTTCGGGCCGTGGGAGTGGGACCTCAAGCGGCTCGCCACCTCCCTGGTGCTCGCGGGCCGCGCCGCCGGGGCCGACGAGGACACCTGCCGCCGGGGTGCGTACGACACCGTCGGGGCCTACCGGCGCACCATGCGGCTGCTGGCCCGGCTGCCCGCTCTCGACGCCTGGAACGCGATCGCCGACGAGGAGCTCGTCTCGCACACGGACGCGCGTGACCTGGCCGGCACCTTGGAGCGGGTCTCGGAGAAGGCCCGCAACAACACCAGCGCCCGCTTCGCCGCCCGTTCCACCGAGGAGTGCCCGGACGGCAGCCGGCGTTTCGTGGACGCCCGGCCCGTGCTGCGACGGGTGCCGGACGCCGAGGCCGCGGCCGTGGCCGCCGGGCTCGGCGGCTACCTCACCACGGTCTCCGAGGACCGGGTGCCGCTCCTGGCCCGCTACGCGATCCACGACGTGGCGTTCCGGGTGGTCGGCACCGGCAGCGTGGGGACGCGTTCGTACGTGGTGCTGCTGCTCGACCACCGCGGCGAGCCGCTGGTCCTCCAGGTGAAGGAGGCGCGCCCCTCGGTGCTCGCCCCCCATCTGCCCGCGGTCGGCTTCGATGTGCCGGAGGAGGTGCACGAGGGCCGTCGGGTGGTGCTCGGGCAGAAGCGGATGCAGGTCGTCAGCGACATCCTGCTCGGCTGGGCGGACGTCGACGGCCGGCAGTACCAGGTCCGGCAGTTCCGGAACCGCAAGGGCAGCGTGGACCCCGCCGCGCTCCCCGCCGACCAGGTGGACGACTACGGGCGAATGACCGGCGCGCTTCTCGCCAGGGCGCACGCGCACAGCGCGGACCCCCGCCTGCTGGCGGGCTACTGCGGCAAGAACGACGAGCTCGACGAGGCGATGGCGGCCTTCGCCGTGACGTACGCGGACCGTACGGAGGCGGATCACGCCGAGCTGGTGCGGGCGATCAAGGCGGGCAGGCTGGCCGCCGAGTTCGGGATATGA
- a CDS encoding rhodanese-like domain-containing protein, with translation MNFAPLPSVDAAAVPSDGFVLDVRENDEWAAGHVEGALHIPMSDFVGRFGELTEAAEDGRRVYVMCRVGGRSAQVTQYLVQQGIDAVNIDGGMQAWDGAGRPMTTDNGTPAFVL, from the coding sequence ATGAATTTCGCCCCGCTGCCCTCGGTGGACGCCGCGGCGGTGCCATCGGACGGCTTCGTCCTGGACGTCCGTGAGAACGACGAGTGGGCGGCCGGTCATGTCGAGGGCGCGCTGCACATCCCGATGAGCGACTTCGTGGGCCGGTTCGGCGAGCTGACCGAGGCCGCCGAGGACGGTCGGCGCGTGTACGTGATGTGCCGGGTCGGCGGCCGTTCGGCCCAGGTCACCCAGTACCTGGTCCAGCAGGGCATCGACGCGGTGAACATCGACGGCGGCATGCAGGCGTGGGACGGCGCCGGACGCCCGATGACCACGGACAACGGGACGCCCGCCTTCGTTCTCTGA
- a CDS encoding 2Fe-2S iron-sulfur cluster-binding protein, whose product MFHPLRVSAIERITDDAVAVTLAVPAELRETFRHAPGQHLNVRYPVDGQEVRRSYSICAPAVEAPGEPVLRVGIRMVEGGAFSTYALKELAVGDQVEAMPPMGRFVLKPRAGLFAAVVGGSGITPVLSMAATLLDREPTARFCLIRSDRTAASTMFLDEVADLKDRYPDRFQLVIALSREEQSAGLPSGRLDAERLTALLPALLPVADVDGWFLCGPLGLVRGTEKALRALGVDRSRVHQEIFHVDEGSADAAAVTVAAPADSVLTATLHGRSGSWPVQDAESLLETVLRSRADAPYACKGGVCGTCRAFLVTGEVRMDRNFALEPEETEAGFVLACQSHPLTPEVELDFDR is encoded by the coding sequence ATGTTCCATCCGCTCCGGGTCAGCGCGATCGAACGGATCACGGACGACGCGGTGGCCGTCACCCTCGCCGTACCGGCCGAGCTGCGCGAGACCTTCCGCCACGCCCCCGGTCAGCATCTGAACGTGCGCTACCCGGTGGACGGCCAGGAGGTCCGCCGTTCGTACTCGATCTGCGCGCCGGCCGTCGAGGCACCCGGCGAACCGGTGCTGAGGGTGGGCATCCGCATGGTCGAGGGCGGCGCGTTCTCCACGTACGCGCTGAAGGAGCTGGCCGTCGGGGACCAGGTGGAGGCCATGCCTCCGATGGGCCGTTTCGTGCTGAAGCCGCGCGCGGGGCTGTTCGCCGCGGTGGTCGGCGGCAGCGGCATCACCCCGGTGCTGTCCATGGCGGCCACTCTGCTCGACCGGGAGCCCACGGCCCGGTTCTGCCTGATCCGCAGTGACCGCACGGCGGCCTCCACGATGTTCCTGGACGAGGTGGCCGACCTCAAGGACCGGTATCCGGACCGTTTCCAGCTGGTCATCGCGCTCTCACGGGAGGAGCAGTCGGCCGGACTGCCCTCCGGGCGGCTGGACGCCGAACGACTCACCGCCCTTCTGCCCGCCCTGCTGCCGGTCGCCGACGTGGACGGCTGGTTCCTGTGCGGACCGCTCGGCCTCGTACGGGGCACGGAGAAGGCGCTGCGGGCGCTCGGCGTCGACCGCTCCCGGGTCCATCAGGAGATCTTCCACGTCGACGAGGGCTCCGCCGACGCGGCGGCGGTCACGGTCGCGGCCCCGGCCGACTCCGTGCTGACGGCCACCCTCCACGGCCGTTCGGGGAGCTGGCCCGTGCAGGACGCCGAATCCCTGCTGGAGACGGTGCTGCGAAGCCGCGCGGACGCTCCGTACGCCTGCAAGGGCGGCGTCTGCGGGACCTGCCGGGCGTTCCTCGTCACGGGCGAGGTCCGGATGGACCGCAACTTCGCGCTGGAACCGGAGGAGACCGAGGCGGGCTTCGTGCTGGCCTGCCAGTCACATCCGCTCACCCCGGAGGTGGAGCTGGACTTCGACCGCTGA
- the paaD gene encoding 1,2-phenylacetyl-CoA epoxidase subunit PaaD, giving the protein MVTDTRLEAELRDLAGSVPDPELPVLTLAELGVLRDVQVEGPGRVTVHLTPTYTGCPAIEAMSADIERVLHDHGVPEVSVVTVLAPAWSTDDISAEGRRKLAEFGIAPPRAHSADGGPVPLTLSVRCPHCGSTDTELLSRFSSTACKALRRCVACREPFDHFKEL; this is encoded by the coding sequence ATGGTGACGGACACCCGGCTGGAGGCGGAGCTGCGCGACCTCGCCGGTTCCGTGCCCGACCCCGAGCTCCCGGTGCTGACCCTGGCGGAGCTGGGGGTCCTCCGGGACGTTCAGGTGGAGGGACCGGGGCGGGTGACCGTGCACCTCACCCCGACGTACACCGGCTGCCCGGCGATCGAGGCCATGTCCGCCGATATCGAGCGGGTCCTGCACGACCACGGCGTACCGGAGGTCTCCGTCGTCACGGTCCTGGCGCCGGCCTGGTCGACGGACGACATCAGCGCCGAAGGGCGCCGCAAGCTCGCCGAGTTCGGCATAGCACCGCCGCGCGCCCACAGCGCCGACGGCGGCCCCGTGCCGCTGACGCTGTCGGTCCGCTGTCCGCACTGCGGTTCCACCGACACCGAACTGCTCAGCCGGTTCTCCTCCACGGCGTGCAAAGCCCTGCGGCGCTGCGTCGCCTGCCGTGAACCGTTCGACCACTTCAAGGAGTTGTAG
- the paaC gene encoding 1,2-phenylacetyl-CoA epoxidase subunit PaaC, producing MSAALALGDDALVLSHRLGEWAGHAPVLEEEVALANIALDLLGQARVLLSLVGDEDELAYLREERAFRNLQLVEQPNGDFAHTIARQLYFSVYQHLLYERLAAGNGEFAPLAAKAVKEVAYHRDHAEQWVLRLGDGTEESHRRMQAGLDALWRFTGEMFQPVEGLDDTDSGVDREELRGSWLAAVSGVVERATLTLPTGPRSGGWAAGAGRQGLHTEAFGRMIAEMQHLHRSHPGASW from the coding sequence GTGAGCGCCGCACTCGCCCTCGGCGACGACGCGCTGGTGCTCTCGCACCGGCTGGGGGAGTGGGCCGGTCACGCCCCCGTCCTGGAGGAAGAGGTGGCCCTCGCCAACATCGCCCTGGACCTGCTCGGACAGGCGCGGGTGCTGCTCTCGCTCGTCGGGGACGAGGACGAGCTCGCCTACCTCCGCGAGGAACGCGCCTTCCGCAATCTCCAGCTGGTCGAGCAGCCGAACGGGGACTTCGCCCACACGATCGCCCGGCAGCTCTACTTCTCGGTGTACCAGCACCTGCTGTACGAACGGCTGGCCGCCGGGAACGGCGAGTTCGCCCCTCTGGCGGCCAAGGCCGTCAAGGAGGTGGCCTACCACCGCGACCACGCCGAGCAGTGGGTCCTCCGGCTCGGCGACGGCACCGAGGAGAGCCACCGCCGGATGCAGGCCGGGCTGGACGCGCTGTGGCGGTTCACCGGTGAGATGTTCCAGCCGGTCGAAGGGCTGGACGACACGGACTCCGGTGTCGACCGGGAGGAGCTGCGCGGCAGCTGGCTCGCCGCCGTCTCCGGCGTCGTCGAGCGTGCCACGCTGACCCTGCCGACGGGCCCGCGGTCCGGGGGCTGGGCGGCGGGTGCGGGCCGACAGGGCCTGCACACCGAGGCGTTCGGCCGCATGATCGCGGAGATGCAGCACCTGCACCGCAGCCACCCGGGGGCGTCATGGTGA
- the paaB gene encoding 1,2-phenylacetyl-CoA epoxidase subunit PaaB: protein MSSSTDWPLWEVFVRSRRGLSHTHAGSLHAPDAEMALRNARDLYTRRSEGVSIWVVPSTEVTASSPDEKDSFFEPSADKPYRHPTFYEIPDGVKHL, encoded by the coding sequence ATGAGCAGCTCGACCGACTGGCCCCTGTGGGAGGTGTTCGTGCGCTCGCGGCGCGGGCTGTCCCACACCCATGCGGGCAGCCTGCACGCGCCGGACGCCGAGATGGCCCTGCGCAACGCCCGCGACCTCTACACCCGCCGCTCGGAGGGCGTATCGATCTGGGTGGTCCCGTCCACCGAGGTCACTGCCTCCTCCCCTGACGAGAAGGACTCCTTCTTCGAGCCGTCCGCCGACAAGCCCTACCGTCACCCGACGTTCTACGAGATCCCGGACGGGGTGAAGCACCTGTGA
- the paaA gene encoding 1,2-phenylacetyl-CoA epoxidase subunit PaaA: protein MAAVTADQTTRKTPGTADGADTVDADRVAAFDATVAADERIEPRDWMPDAYRATLIRQMAQHAHSEIIGMQPEANWITRAPSLRRKAILMAKVQDEAGHGLYLYSAAETLGTSRDELLDKLHAGRQRYSSIFNYPTLTWADVGAIGWLVDGAAITNQVPLCRCSYGPYARAMVRICKEESFHQRQGYELLLALSRGTEAQHAMAQDAVNRWWWPSLMMFGPPDDASSHSEQSMAWKIKRHSNDELRRRFVDICVPQAEALGLELPDPDIRWNEELGRHDFGAIDWSEFQEVLKGNGPCNEQRITQRRTAHEEGAWVRDAAAAYAAKHAPKPSPSPSPASSAATATAPAPASASASASASASASAPDQSSARTGASARHVEETA, encoded by the coding sequence ATGGCGGCAGTGACTGCGGACCAGACGACGCGGAAGACGCCCGGCACGGCAGATGGGGCGGACACGGTGGACGCGGACCGCGTCGCGGCCTTCGACGCGACCGTGGCGGCGGACGAGCGGATCGAGCCGCGCGACTGGATGCCGGACGCCTACCGGGCGACGCTCATCCGTCAGATGGCCCAGCACGCCCACTCAGAGATCATCGGCATGCAGCCCGAGGCCAACTGGATCACGCGGGCGCCCTCGCTGCGCCGCAAGGCGATCCTCATGGCCAAGGTGCAGGACGAGGCCGGCCACGGCCTGTATCTGTACAGCGCGGCCGAGACGCTGGGCACCAGCCGCGACGAGCTGCTCGACAAGCTGCACGCGGGCCGTCAGCGCTATTCGTCGATCTTCAACTATCCCACGCTGACCTGGGCCGACGTCGGCGCGATCGGCTGGCTGGTGGACGGGGCCGCGATCACCAACCAGGTCCCGCTCTGCCGCTGCTCCTACGGCCCCTACGCCCGCGCGATGGTCCGCATCTGCAAGGAGGAGTCCTTCCACCAGCGCCAGGGGTACGAGCTGCTCCTCGCCCTCAGCCGCGGCACCGAGGCCCAGCACGCCATGGCCCAGGACGCGGTGAACCGCTGGTGGTGGCCCTCCCTGATGATGTTCGGCCCGCCCGACGACGCCTCGTCGCACTCCGAGCAGTCCATGGCCTGGAAGATCAAGCGGCACTCCAACGACGAGCTGCGCCGCCGCTTCGTGGACATCTGCGTGCCCCAGGCCGAGGCGCTGGGCCTGGAGCTCCCCGACCCCGACATCCGGTGGAACGAGGAGCTGGGCCGGCACGACTTCGGCGCGATCGACTGGTCCGAGTTCCAGGAGGTCCTCAAGGGCAACGGCCCCTGCAACGAGCAGCGGATCACCCAGCGGCGCACGGCCCACGAGGAGGGCGCCTGGGTCCGGGACGCGGCGGCCGCGTATGCCGCCAAGCACGCCCCGAAGCCTTCACCATCACCGTCCCCGGCCTCATCGGCGGCGACGGCCACCGCCCCGGCCCCAGCTTCGGCTTCGGCTTCGGCTTCGGCTTCGGCTTCGGCTTCGGCACCAGACCAGTCATCGGCACGGACCGGCGCGTCCGCGCGGCATGTGGAGGAGACGGCATGA
- a CDS encoding DUF5819 family protein has translation MVIDGDRGGMDSDHGRSSADGGKDACPQASNRSTEAQDTAPEAIPPPMSHPPYGTVDVSEPHAELVATEPSATGRGIAGLSFPYQVAAALALSLIGLLACTQVAMVFLHVAPSNTLTKQHGKTIDRWIYPEFEQNWKLFAPNPLQQNIAVHVRAEVVGEDGRRTTRWMNLTHEDGKGVRGNLFPSHVDQNELRRGWDFYVNSHDSDNRPNGLRGELSERYVRRIAMLRLSGRDYGGTIERIQLRSATSSVAPPPWSSERISTRPVHRVLPWWTVTPDDLPENAGGQGRDAGRNAAHRVEADQ, from the coding sequence GTGGTGATCGACGGTGATCGGGGCGGGATGGATTCGGACCACGGCAGGAGTTCCGCGGACGGGGGGAAGGACGCCTGTCCGCAGGCGTCGAACCGTTCGACGGAAGCGCAGGACACCGCCCCCGAGGCCATACCGCCACCGATGTCGCATCCGCCGTACGGGACGGTGGACGTGTCGGAACCTCACGCGGAGCTCGTGGCGACGGAGCCGTCGGCCACAGGCCGGGGCATAGCCGGGCTCTCCTTCCCGTACCAGGTGGCCGCGGCCCTGGCGCTTTCGCTGATCGGGCTGCTCGCCTGCACGCAGGTGGCCATGGTGTTCCTGCACGTCGCCCCCTCCAACACGCTGACCAAGCAGCACGGGAAGACGATCGACCGCTGGATCTACCCGGAGTTCGAGCAGAACTGGAAGCTCTTCGCGCCCAACCCGCTCCAGCAGAACATCGCCGTCCACGTGCGCGCCGAGGTGGTGGGGGAGGACGGCCGCCGCACCACACGGTGGATGAACCTGACGCATGAGGACGGCAAAGGGGTGCGGGGCAACCTCTTCCCCAGCCATGTGGACCAGAACGAGCTCCGCCGGGGCTGGGACTTCTACGTCAACTCCCACGACAGCGACAACCGCCCCAACGGTCTGCGCGGAGAGCTCTCCGAGCGCTACGTGCGACGCATCGCGATGCTGCGGCTGAGCGGGCGCGACTACGGCGGCACCATCGAGCGCATCCAGCTCCGCTCCGCCACCAGCTCCGTCGCCCCGCCGCCGTGGAGCTCCGAGAGGATCAGCACCCGGCCCGTCCACCGCGTCCTCCCCTGGTGGACCGTGACCCCCGACGACCTCCCCGAGAACGCCGGGGGACAGGGCCGGGACGCGGGCAGGAACGCGGCCCACCGCGTGGAGGCGGACCAGTGA
- a CDS encoding HTTM domain-containing protein has translation MTIPPPATPRPPVPVPATPRPAGARPAEPRSGIGGGPARALHRVTASALGPYQSAVVRIGFAATYLFFLLRELPNRHELYGPDSPWHWDLARRLTAGNEAFSVLMWTDSTVWFEAVYALTLLSAAALMLGWRTRTMSVLFMIGVLSVQNRSIFMGDGGDNVVHLMAIYLVLTRCGQVWSLDARRAVRDARRVAAGLPPARDIVGPVLWAVLGPVLVTATLMGGLGGTWWLPALLWVLWLSAAAWWAANRYQPHGEPRALLDVLANLAHNATLAVIMAEVCLIYATAGWYKIQGSRWQDGTALYYPLNLDYFTPWPALSDLLGSSGLMVMVLTYGTVIVQVAFPFTLFNRRVKNVLLVVMICEHAGIALLLGLPFFSMAMIAADAVFLPTAFLVWMGVRVTNGRRRLLSGLPGRSRTPGKAEVSGTPGAEDGPAEPAAPGTVRDGHGGGRDGHGDGTEEPRHRGGGGGHTLVG, from the coding sequence GTGACGATTCCTCCGCCCGCCACCCCGCGGCCCCCGGTCCCCGTGCCCGCGACCCCCCGGCCCGCCGGTGCCCGGCCGGCCGAGCCGCGCTCCGGCATCGGCGGCGGTCCGGCCCGTGCTCTTCACCGCGTCACCGCCTCTGCCCTCGGCCCCTACCAGAGCGCCGTCGTCCGGATCGGTTTCGCCGCCACCTACCTCTTCTTCCTGCTGCGCGAACTGCCGAACCGCCATGAGCTGTACGGCCCCGACAGCCCGTGGCACTGGGATCTGGCCCGCCGGCTCACGGCCGGCAACGAGGCGTTCTCGGTCCTCATGTGGACCGACAGCACGGTCTGGTTCGAGGCCGTGTACGCCCTCACGCTGCTGTCCGCCGCCGCGCTGATGCTCGGGTGGCGGACCCGGACGATGTCCGTCCTCTTCATGATCGGCGTGCTCTCGGTGCAGAACCGGAGCATCTTCATGGGCGACGGCGGCGACAACGTCGTCCACCTCATGGCGATCTACCTGGTGCTGACCCGCTGCGGTCAGGTCTGGTCGCTGGACGCCCGGCGCGCGGTGCGCGACGCTCGGCGGGTCGCGGCGGGCCTGCCGCCCGCGCGGGACATCGTGGGCCCGGTGCTCTGGGCGGTCCTCGGTCCGGTCCTCGTGACGGCCACGCTGATGGGCGGGCTCGGTGGCACCTGGTGGCTCCCGGCCCTGCTGTGGGTCCTCTGGCTCTCCGCCGCCGCCTGGTGGGCCGCGAACCGCTATCAGCCGCACGGCGAGCCCCGCGCCCTCCTCGACGTACTGGCCAACCTCGCGCACAACGCCACGCTCGCCGTGATCATGGCCGAGGTCTGCCTGATCTACGCGACGGCCGGCTGGTACAAGATCCAGGGCTCGCGCTGGCAGGACGGCACCGCGCTGTACTACCCGCTCAACCTCGACTACTTCACCCCGTGGCCCGCCCTGTCGGACCTTCTGGGCTCCAGCGGGCTGATGGTGATGGTGCTGACGTACGGCACGGTCATCGTCCAGGTCGCCTTTCCGTTCACGCTGTTCAACCGGCGCGTCAAGAACGTCCTGCTGGTCGTGATGATCTGCGAGCACGCGGGAATCGCCCTGCTGCTCGGACTGCCGTTCTTCTCCATGGCGATGATCGCGGCCGACGCGGTGTTCCTGCCGACGGCCTTCCTCGTCTGGATGGGCGTCCGGGTCACGAACGGCCGACGGCGGCTGCTCTCCGGCCTGCCCGGCCGGTCGCGTACGCCGGGGAAGGCCGAGGTGTCCGGAACACCCGGCGCTGAGGACGGCCCCGCGGAACCTGCGGCACCCGGAACGGTGCGGGACGGCCACGGAGGCGGCCGGGACGGTCACGGGGACGGTACGGAGGAGCCCCGGCACCGGGGCGGCGGCGGGGGCCATACGCTCGTCGGGTGA